In a single window of the Acinetobacter tibetensis genome:
- a CDS encoding cell division protein ZipA C-terminal FtsZ-binding domain-containing protein translates to MEVTTIVGIVIAVIIILIGFRMLFKKNANATPSLESELQVNSDSQLPIIPRHVRDQLQTSTEGTERVEPTLNDAEVVADLTEKHDPKVATEKQQATDSVVNTDAKTTTEATQTETVVEAKVTAKVEETAPVANADEGLHLNAHHIEKAEIVEFNEESSILDEHLHEQQRVDEESVLQTAEEFIVFNIYPERRVLTGDKTLKVLLKYGLRYGEMACFHRYDEEHEKLSFSVLQITDEGPAGFDLETLANEQVKGLAFFLALPHHDVQNAFDTMVSISNLIAREIDGTIYDQNQQEMTAQLREFWRHQAIDYRSGQQATV, encoded by the coding sequence ATGGAAGTCACAACAATAGTCGGTATTGTTATTGCCGTTATCATTATTTTAATCGGTTTTCGCATGTTGTTTAAAAAAAATGCGAATGCAACACCTTCACTTGAGAGCGAATTGCAGGTGAACTCAGATAGTCAGCTTCCAATTATTCCGCGTCATGTACGCGATCAATTGCAGACCTCAACAGAAGGAACAGAACGCGTTGAGCCAACGCTGAATGATGCTGAAGTGGTTGCAGATCTCACAGAAAAGCATGACCCTAAAGTTGCCACAGAAAAACAACAAGCTACAGATTCAGTCGTCAATACAGATGCCAAAACCACGACAGAAGCAACACAAACAGAGACTGTGGTTGAGGCAAAGGTGACAGCCAAAGTAGAAGAAACTGCACCAGTGGCGAATGCAGATGAAGGTTTACATTTAAATGCACATCATATTGAAAAAGCAGAAATTGTTGAATTTAACGAAGAAAGTAGCATTTTAGATGAGCACTTACACGAACAACAACGTGTCGATGAAGAAAGTGTTTTACAAACGGCAGAAGAATTTATTGTTTTCAATATTTATCCAGAACGCCGTGTATTGACGGGTGACAAGACTTTAAAAGTGTTGCTTAAATACGGTCTACGCTATGGTGAAATGGCATGTTTCCATCGTTATGATGAAGAACATGAAAAGCTTTCATTTTCTGTTTTACAAATTACCGATGAGGGGCCTGCTGGGTTTGACTTAGAAACTTTAGCCAATGAGCAAGTCAAAGGCTTGGCATTTTTCTTGGCGTTACCACATCATGATGTGCAAAATGCGTTTGATACCATGGTCAGTATTTCCAACCTGATTGCACGTGAAATTGATGGCACGATTTATGATCAAAATCAGCAGGAAATGACTGCGCAATTGCGTGAATTTTGGCGTCATCAAGCCATTGATTATCGTTCTGGTCAACAAGCAACGGTATAA
- the smc gene encoding chromosome segregation protein SMC, whose translation MRLSSLKLSGFKSFADSTTLQFKANRSAVVGPNGCGKSNVIDAIRWVMGESNARQLRGGSMQDVIFTGTAKRKPVGVASVELRFENTYGKLGGAYNAYNELAVRRQVNRDGKSEYFLNGTKCRRRDITDIFLGTGLGPRSYAIIEQGMINRLIDAKPEEMRVFLEEAAGVSRYQARRRETLLHLDHTTQNLSRLDDIAQELKSQLKTLKRQSETAIQYKALEKTIRTIKVEVLSFQCEQSSRLQQEYTVQMNELGDQFKLVRSDLTTLEHDLSSTSELFQRLIQQSTPLQNEWQQAEKKLAELKVTLEQKQSLFQQNTSTLAQLEQQKVQTKERLQLIELQLETLLQQQEDQTEQLQQQDVLNQQQSQSYQDLKAQQQRVQQQFEQLKAQVEKQQQQKMQMLAQSEQLTKNMVRIEQQKQTLQQQAAQIQNQTQHEDMQQLEQDKQLLQTQIEQSEQMIQQQRLQLEQLQEQSALQKSQVLQLKSEMKVLQSEQKNLTQLLVKQSPESHNANVQLMQTLKLTEQGKPHAQLIEKFLAKWLSAEVLDAETEFQASIARQLKMSVGRSKLTVAELPCLADWIASAQHSLWNQVAIATTLREALSYQSQLQHGQSILSLDGYQVAADWVIGLLYDESSQAGQGALSHRIRLESIEIELNNLQAQYELADQQLPSLQQQIQQLQMQFKEQQVLLKQQQQSFQQLDVNIAKLQSSVQAFAIQKQQLRDQLQQLDEQLEEDAMQKDDLEIDLHALTLKLEQVLPHYKTTQFQLDELTEQLELAQQQSLQSQQELEVLRRQNTQTQQQIELLEKDSSFLKTQNQQIAQQMEQAKKFVDPVQLELPSLESQFAEQSQQTEKLQKTWHAWQLELNSVQQKQQQVTEQRHQQQQQDERLRTELEEKRLSWQAAKSDFQHYSEQLKAMDSELITGLNIDLVAHQAQLEKAQQQFAKLGAVNLAASEEYEEVSKRFDELSHQIEDLEKTVAQLQAAMKSIDQETRKLFMTTFDQVNTELQELFPKVFNGGEACLTLEDDWQSGVKLMARPPGKRNSSLALLSGGEKALTALALVFAIFRLNPAPFCVLDEVDAPLDDANVGRFCNLVKELSEQVQFIYITHNKLAMTMATDLLGVTMPEPGTSKLVSVNLEQAKEYGLVAES comes from the coding sequence ATGCGTTTAAGCAGTTTAAAACTTTCAGGCTTCAAATCTTTTGCCGATAGCACGACTTTACAATTCAAAGCCAACCGCAGTGCGGTGGTGGGACCGAACGGCTGTGGTAAATCCAATGTGATTGATGCCATTCGCTGGGTGATGGGTGAATCCAATGCGCGCCAACTCCGTGGCGGCAGCATGCAGGATGTCATTTTCACAGGGACAGCCAAGCGTAAACCTGTGGGCGTTGCTAGTGTCGAACTCCGTTTTGAAAATACTTATGGCAAATTGGGTGGCGCTTATAATGCCTATAATGAATTGGCGGTTCGCCGTCAGGTCAATCGAGATGGCAAGTCTGAATATTTTTTAAACGGGACCAAATGTCGTCGTCGAGATATTACCGATATTTTCTTGGGAACAGGTTTAGGTCCGCGTTCGTATGCCATTATTGAACAAGGCATGATTAACCGTCTGATTGATGCCAAACCAGAAGAAATGCGGGTGTTTCTTGAAGAGGCGGCTGGTGTATCTCGTTATCAGGCGCGCCGTCGTGAAACCTTATTACACTTAGATCACACCACCCAAAATTTATCTCGTTTAGATGATATTGCCCAAGAGCTCAAATCTCAGTTAAAAACTTTAAAGCGTCAGTCTGAAACTGCAATTCAATATAAAGCATTAGAAAAAACCATTCGGACCATTAAAGTGGAAGTGCTGTCTTTCCAATGCGAACAAAGCAGTCGTTTGCAGCAGGAATATACGGTGCAAATGAATGAATTGGGTGATCAGTTTAAATTGGTACGTTCAGATTTAACCACTTTGGAACATGATTTAAGTTCGACCAGTGAGTTATTTCAGCGTCTGATTCAACAATCGACACCATTGCAAAATGAATGGCAGCAAGCTGAGAAAAAACTGGCTGAGCTGAAAGTGACTTTAGAGCAAAAGCAGTCACTTTTTCAGCAAAATACCTCAACGTTGGCGCAACTCGAACAGCAAAAGGTACAAACCAAAGAGCGTTTGCAACTGATTGAATTACAGCTTGAAACCTTACTGCAACAACAGGAAGATCAAACTGAACAATTGCAGCAACAAGACGTTTTAAATCAGCAACAAAGTCAAAGTTATCAAGATTTAAAAGCCCAACAGCAGCGAGTGCAGCAGCAGTTTGAGCAGCTCAAAGCACAAGTGGAAAAGCAGCAACAGCAGAAAATGCAAATGCTGGCACAGTCTGAGCAATTAACTAAAAATATGGTGCGCATAGAACAACAAAAACAAACTTTGCAACAGCAAGCCGCTCAGATTCAAAACCAAACTCAGCATGAAGATATGCAACAACTGGAGCAAGATAAACAATTGCTTCAGACCCAGATTGAACAATCCGAGCAAATGATTCAGCAGCAGCGTCTGCAATTAGAACAATTACAGGAACAATCTGCTCTGCAAAAGAGTCAGGTGCTGCAATTAAAATCTGAGATGAAGGTGTTGCAGTCTGAACAGAAAAACTTAACCCAACTTTTGGTCAAGCAAAGTCCTGAATCACACAATGCCAATGTGCAATTGATGCAGACCTTGAAGCTGACAGAACAGGGCAAACCGCATGCCCAATTGATCGAGAAATTCCTTGCCAAGTGGCTGTCGGCTGAAGTGCTAGATGCAGAGACGGAATTTCAAGCGAGCATTGCGCGTCAGCTTAAAATGAGCGTCGGTCGCAGTAAACTTACAGTGGCTGAATTGCCATGTCTGGCAGATTGGATTGCCTCTGCACAGCATTCATTGTGGAATCAGGTTGCTATTGCAACGACACTAAGAGAAGCTCTGTCTTACCAATCTCAGCTTCAGCATGGGCAGTCCATCTTAAGTTTAGATGGCTATCAGGTTGCGGCGGATTGGGTCATTGGCTTGCTTTATGATGAAAGTAGCCAAGCCGGGCAAGGTGCACTGAGCCATCGGATTCGTTTAGAAAGCATTGAGATTGAGCTGAATAATTTACAGGCACAGTATGAGCTGGCGGATCAGCAATTACCGAGTCTACAACAACAGATTCAGCAGCTTCAAATGCAGTTCAAAGAACAGCAAGTATTACTGAAACAGCAGCAACAGTCTTTCCAACAGTTGGATGTGAATATTGCCAAGTTACAGAGTAGTGTGCAGGCTTTTGCCATTCAGAAACAACAATTGCGTGACCAGTTGCAACAGTTGGATGAGCAGCTTGAAGAAGATGCCATGCAAAAGGATGATCTGGAAATTGATTTGCATGCACTGACTTTAAAGCTGGAACAAGTTTTACCACACTATAAAACCACGCAATTCCAACTCGATGAGTTGACTGAGCAATTGGAGTTGGCACAGCAACAAAGTTTACAGTCGCAACAAGAGCTGGAAGTGTTGCGCCGTCAAAATACACAAACGCAGCAACAGATTGAACTGTTGGAAAAAGATAGCTCTTTCCTGAAAACGCAAAATCAGCAAATTGCTCAGCAGATGGAGCAGGCAAAGAAGTTTGTGGATCCAGTTCAGTTAGAACTTCCGAGTTTGGAGTCACAATTTGCCGAGCAATCTCAGCAAACCGAGAAATTACAAAAAACATGGCATGCATGGCAGCTTGAGTTGAACAGTGTGCAACAAAAGCAACAGCAAGTGACCGAGCAGCGCCATCAACAGCAACAACAAGATGAACGTTTACGGACAGAACTGGAAGAAAAGCGTTTGTCATGGCAAGCAGCCAAGTCGGACTTTCAACACTATTCTGAACAGTTGAAAGCGATGGACAGTGAATTAATCACGGGTTTAAACATTGATTTAGTTGCACATCAGGCCCAATTGGAAAAAGCTCAACAACAATTTGCTAAATTGGGCGCAGTCAATCTGGCGGCTTCGGAAGAATATGAAGAAGTGTCCAAGCGCTTTGATGAACTGAGTCATCAAATTGAAGACTTAGAAAAAACAGTTGCACAACTTCAAGCTGCAATGAAAAGTATTGATCAGGAAACACGTAAGTTATTTATGACCACGTTTGATCAGGTGAATACTGAGTTGCAGGAATTATTTCCAAAAGTTTTTAATGGCGGCGAAGCTTGCCTCACTTTAGAAGATGATTGGCAATCTGGGGTTAAACTCATGGCACGTCCACCAGGTAAGCGTAACAGTTCCTTGGCATTGTTGTCTGGAGGAGAGAAGGCGCTGACTGCATTGGCATTGGTTTTTGCCATCTTCCGTTTAAATCCAGCACCGTTCTGCGTACTGGATGAAGTTGATGCCCCTTTGGATGATGCCAATGTTGGTCGTTTTTGTAATTTGGTAAAAGAGCTTTCTGAACAAGTGCAATTCATTTACATTACACATAACAAGCTAGCAATGACGATGGCAACTGATTTATTGGGGGTAACGATGCCAGAGCCCGGGACATCAAAACTTGTTAGCGTAAATTTGGAACAGGCAAAAGAATACGGTTTAGTCGCGGAGTCATAA
- a CDS encoding GntR family transcriptional regulator, with product MQQEEIESLSEQIAKHISEQIISGELVEGERIQELRIAKELDVSRGSVREALLLLERTHLIQIFPRRGAIVSEMSAQQVRALFDSCAMLSGQIVQRIAETWRQHEAEQFQRLMEQIQEECRQGHTEKFYDLIFQYLARQQDMVANPYLMNFYQELLPSMRRSYFLTLNTSRRELQESFELFKLVSDAILIRKSQQATLFMDDFCRHLRNLVLESLTRMKQIELAWARRSRR from the coding sequence ATGCAACAAGAAGAAATAGAGAGCCTCTCGGAGCAAATTGCCAAACACATTAGTGAGCAGATCATTAGTGGCGAATTGGTCGAAGGTGAGCGAATTCAGGAATTAAGAATTGCCAAAGAACTCGATGTTAGTCGGGGTTCGGTGCGTGAAGCTTTGCTGCTGTTAGAGCGTACGCATTTAATTCAGATTTTCCCGCGACGTGGTGCAATTGTTTCTGAAATGTCAGCACAACAGGTGCGAGCGTTATTTGACAGTTGTGCCATGCTGTCTGGGCAAATTGTGCAACGCATTGCGGAAACGTGGCGTCAGCATGAAGCAGAGCAATTCCAACGTTTGATGGAGCAAATTCAAGAAGAATGTCGTCAGGGGCATACTGAAAAGTTTTATGATTTAATTTTTCAATATTTGGCGCGACAGCAAGATATGGTGGCAAATCCGTACTTGATGAATTTCTATCAGGAGCTGTTACCTTCCATGCGCCGTAGTTACTTCTTAACCCTAAATACTTCGCGTAGAGAGTTACAAGAGTCGTTTGAGTTGTTTAAACTGGTGAGTGATGCAATTTTAATCCGAAAATCACAACAAGCCACTTTATTTATGGACGATTTTTGTCGACACTTGCGTAACTTGGTGTTGGAATCTCTAACACGCATGAAACAAATCGAATTAGCATGGGCGCGTCGTTCACGACGTTAG
- a CDS encoding sulfite exporter TauE/SafE family protein: MELIIYLLIGAIAGFTAGLFGVGGGLIIVPILYIVFTQLHYDPSVIMHMALGTSLATIIVTSFSSVSAHHKQGAVLWSVFRHLAPGLILGSFLGAGIADLLPGQGLQLIIGFFALWVAYRMFKGAKAQVSTSQQLPSTAKQMLAGGGIGVASAIFGIGGGSLTVPYLNRHGVVMQKAVATSAACGLPIAVAGALGFMWFGAKAQVDVPNTIGYIHVYAFLGISLMSFITAKLGAKVAHQLSATMLKRCFSGLLTTVGLYFIYQGFSKLF; this comes from the coding sequence ATGGAGTTAATCATATATTTACTGATTGGTGCAATCGCAGGATTTACCGCAGGATTATTTGGTGTGGGTGGCGGTTTAATTATTGTGCCGATCCTCTATATTGTATTTACCCAACTTCATTATGATCCATCGGTCATTATGCACATGGCATTGGGGACTTCTTTGGCGACCATTATTGTAACTTCATTCAGTTCGGTGTCTGCACATCACAAGCAAGGTGCGGTACTGTGGTCAGTGTTTCGTCACTTGGCGCCTGGCTTAATTTTAGGGTCATTCTTAGGTGCAGGAATTGCAGATTTACTGCCAGGTCAGGGCTTACAACTGATCATTGGTTTTTTTGCACTTTGGGTGGCTTATCGCATGTTCAAAGGGGCAAAAGCTCAAGTGAGTACCTCACAACAGCTTCCATCGACAGCGAAACAAATGCTAGCAGGGGGAGGTATTGGCGTTGCTTCCGCTATTTTTGGGATTGGCGGTGGCAGCTTAACCGTGCCTTATTTGAACCGTCATGGGGTGGTCATGCAAAAGGCGGTTGCCACATCGGCAGCTTGTGGTTTACCGATTGCTGTGGCAGGCGCTTTAGGCTTTATGTGGTTTGGTGCCAAAGCACAGGTCGATGTACCGAATACCATTGGTTATATTCATGTTTATGCATTTTTAGGTATCAGTTTGATGAGTTTTATCACAGCTAAACTTGGTGCGAAAGTTGCTCATCAATTGTCAGCTACCATGCTGAAAAGATGTTTTTCAGGATTGCTCACCACTGTAGGTCTTTATTTTATTTACCAAGGATTTTCAAAATTATTCTAA
- a CDS encoding biotin--[acetyl-CoA-carboxylase] ligase — translation MDVETRQLQQRLQAAQQLPEVLMLKPTTASTNDDVREIAQKGIQSALVCSAQQTQGRGQRQRQWVSPEGNVYLSTLLNTRTAIDGRLALEVALNILHMPSLEQLNLQIKWPNDLYSVQGKWGGILIEPITPKQVIVGVGLNLAPVADASIDQQVTSLTELGLQGTSRIDLIAELYLAIHRAGEWFDHQSYNLAARFNRYAAFQQQAVEFEHSTGHCAGTFIGIQDDGAVLLETEAGIQSFYQGRLRLSTATQ, via the coding sequence ATGGATGTAGAAACTCGCCAACTACAACAACGACTTCAAGCGGCTCAACAACTTCCTGAAGTCCTGATGCTCAAACCAACCACCGCATCAACCAATGATGATGTGCGTGAAATTGCACAAAAAGGCATACAAAGTGCATTGGTGTGTAGTGCCCAACAAACTCAAGGAAGAGGTCAGCGACAACGGCAATGGGTGTCACCCGAAGGAAACGTGTATTTAAGCACATTGCTTAATACTCGAACAGCAATAGATGGGCGCTTAGCTTTAGAAGTTGCCTTGAATATTCTACATATGCCCAGCCTCGAGCAGTTGAACTTACAAATTAAGTGGCCCAATGATTTGTACAGCGTACAAGGCAAATGGGGCGGTATTCTGATTGAACCCATCACACCAAAACAAGTCATTGTCGGTGTTGGACTCAATCTTGCCCCTGTTGCGGATGCTAGTATTGATCAACAAGTCACGTCACTCACAGAGCTAGGACTACAAGGCACTTCACGCATTGATTTGATTGCTGAACTTTATCTGGCGATTCACCGTGCTGGAGAATGGTTTGATCACCAAAGCTATAATCTAGCAGCACGCTTTAATCGTTATGCCGCTTTTCAGCAACAAGCCGTCGAGTTTGAACATAGTACAGGGCATTGCGCTGGAACCTTTATTGGCATTCAAGACGATGGTGCGGTACTACTTGAAACCGAAGCAGGTATTCAAAGTTTTTACCAAGGTCGTTTACGACTCAGTACAGCAACCCAATAG
- a CDS encoding type III pantothenate kinase — translation MKSLWLDIGNTRLKYWITQHDQVVEHAAELHLQSPADLLLGLIQHFQGLNIQHVGVSSVLDPDNNQRIQTILKRLAVPVIFAKVHTEYAGLKCGYDDPTQLGIDRWLQVLAVANHANQNYCVISCGTALTIDLADGLQHLGGYILPNLYLQRDSLIQNTKGIKIPDAAFEELSPGRNTIDAVHHGILLGLLSTIERVMQHSPRQLVLTGGDAELFAQHLQHYHPIIEADLLLKGLQHYIHHQTESIKG, via the coding sequence ATGAAAAGTTTATGGCTCGATATTGGTAATACTCGACTCAAATATTGGATTACGCAACACGACCAAGTTGTGGAACATGCTGCTGAGTTACATCTACAATCCCCTGCCGATTTACTGCTCGGGTTAATTCAACATTTTCAAGGCTTGAACATTCAACACGTCGGGGTTTCCTCGGTTCTAGACCCAGATAATAACCAACGTATTCAGACCATTCTAAAACGTTTGGCTGTACCTGTAATTTTTGCCAAAGTGCATACCGAATATGCAGGCTTAAAATGTGGCTACGATGATCCTACGCAGTTAGGGATTGACCGTTGGCTACAAGTCTTAGCAGTTGCCAATCACGCGAATCAAAATTATTGTGTGATTAGTTGTGGTACTGCCCTAACCATTGATTTAGCGGATGGATTACAACACCTAGGCGGCTACATTCTGCCGAATTTGTATTTGCAACGTGATTCCCTGATTCAAAATACCAAAGGCATTAAAATTCCTGATGCTGCTTTTGAAGAACTCAGCCCGGGGCGAAATACTATTGATGCGGTCCATCATGGCATTTTATTAGGTTTGCTCAGTACCATTGAACGCGTTATGCAACATTCACCGCGACAGCTTGTATTGACTGGTGGTGATGCTGAATTGTTTGCCCAACATTTACAGCACTATCACCCGATCATTGAAGCAGATTTACTTTTAAAAGGTTTACAACATTATATTCATCATCAAACTGAAAGCATCAAAGGCTGA